In a genomic window of Polyodon spathula isolate WHYD16114869_AA chromosome 21, ASM1765450v1, whole genome shotgun sequence:
- the LOC121296075 gene encoding nucleoside diphosphate kinase A-like, with protein MAGNKERSFIAIKPDGVQRGLMGDVIKRFEQKGFKLVAAKFLQASEELLKEHYIELKDQPFYSGLVKYTSSGPLLAMVWEGLNVVKTVRVMLGETDPAASKPGTIRGDFCMQLGRNLIHGSDAVASAEKEIKLWFKPEELVDYKSCAESYLYE; from the exons atggCCGGAAACAAAGAACGTAGCTTCATTGCAATCAAACCCGATGGTGTCCAGAGGGGACTAATGGGTGACGTCATCAAACGTTTTGAGCAGAAAGGATTCAAACTGGTTGCAGCAAAGTTCCTGCAA GCTTCAGAAGAACTGTTGAAAGAGCACTACATTGAACTGAAGGACCAACCATTTTACAGTGGCCTGGTAAAATACACAAGCTCCGGACCACTTCTTGCTAtg GTTTGGGAAGGTCTTAATGTGGTGAAGACTGTTAGAGTAATGCTTGGTGAGACCGATCCAGCAGCCTCCAAGCCTGGCACCATCCGTGGTGACTTCTGCATGCAACTTGGCAG AAATCTCATTCATGGCAGTGATGCTGTGGCCAGTGCTGAGAAAGAAATCAAGCTGTGGTTCAAACCTGAGGAGCTGGTGGACTACAAGAGCTGCGCTGAGAGCTATCTCTACGAGTAA